A window of Candidatus Omnitrophota bacterium genomic DNA:
CTCTACTATGCTGATTCCCAATGCCGCGCCTGTTCCTTCACCCAGTCGCAGATCCAGATTAAGAATCGGCTTGAGCCCCATATAATCCAGGATAACCCTGTGGCCTTTTTCGACTGAAGAGTGGCTTGCGATTAAGTATCCTTTTATTTTCGGCTCTATGGTATACGCAATAAGCGCCGCCGCAGTAGATATAAAGCCGTCCATAACAACCGGCGTTCGATGCGAAGCGGAAGCCAAAACTATTCCCACTAGCCCTCCTATCTCAAAACCGCCCACTTTTGAAAGCACGTCCAGCGGATCATTGGGATCGGGCTTATTGATTTTGAGGGCTTTTTCTATCACATCGATCTTTTTCCCTAAAGCTTCATCGCCTATACCGGTGCCTCTGCCGGTAACGTCTTTGGCGCCTCTCCGGGTAAGACAGGCGCTTATAGCGCTCGCGGCAGTGGTATTTCCTATCCCCATCTCGCCTATACCTATAATATCCGCTCCGCCGGCTTTCTCTTCCTCAAAAATCTCTATGCCGGTTTCGACCGATTTTATTGCCTCGTCCCTTGTCATTGCCCGGCCTTTTAGAAAATTTTTCGTTCCGAAAGCGATCTTTCTATCTTTAAAGTTAGCAAGCCGCGAGTCATGAGTCGTGAGTTTTTCCGCAACTCCCATATCTACTACTATGACCCTTGCGCCGACATGACGGGCAAGGACATTTATTCCCGCTCCGCCATTTATGAAATTGTAGACCATTTGGGCGGTTACTTCCTTAGGGTACGCGCTAACACCTTCCTCTGTGATGCCGTGATCAGCTGCGAGCGTGAATATGACCTTATGTCTCAGTTTCGAAGTATTTTTTCCGGTTATACCTGCAATAAGCCTTGCGATCTCTTCGAGCCTGCCCAGACTACCCAGAGGCTTTGTAAGATTATTGAGCCGCTCCTGCGTTTTATTCATACAGTCGGCGTCGAGTTCTGAAATCCTATCCACGATTTTCTTTATTTTTTCCACCTTATTTAATCCTTCTCGCTAAGCCTGAAACAAGGAAATATGCCTCATCGGCCGCAGCCGCTGCAATTTGATTCATCCTGCCGGCTATATCCCGAAAATCTCTTGCCATTTTATTATTCGGAACTATCCCCAAACCCACCTCGTTAGACACGACTATGGATTTAGCCCTTATTTTCGCGAGGGCTCTAAGCATACTGGTAATATCATGTTCGATCCGCCTTTCTTTAAAGCCACGCAGGATCAAATCCGAGATCAGTAAAGTCAGGCAGTCTATTATAATAACGTCGAAGTCAGAACCTGCCTTCGTTAAGAGCATAGCTATATTCTTCGGTTTTTCAAAAGTCCGCCAGTGCGCCGGCCTTGTC
This region includes:
- the cobT gene encoding nicotinate-nucleotide--dimethylbenzimidazole phosphoribosyltransferase, whose translation is MEKIKKIVDRISELDADCMNKTQERLNNLTKPLGSLGRLEEIARLIAGITGKNTSKLRHKVIFTLAADHGITEEGVSAYPKEVTAQMVYNFINGGAGINVLARHVGARVIVVDMGVAEKLTTHDSRLANFKDRKIAFGTKNFLKGRAMTRDEAIKSVETGIEIFEEEKAGGADIIGIGEMGIGNTTAASAISACLTRRGAKDVTGRGTGIGDEALGKKIDVIEKALKINKPDPNDPLDVLSKVGGFEIGGLVGIVLASASHRTPVVMDGFISTAAALIAYTIEPKIKGYLIASHSSVEKGHRVILDYMGLKPILNLDLRLGEGTGAALGISIVEASVRILNEMATFKSANVSERSK
- the cobU gene encoding bifunctional adenosylcobinamide kinase/adenosylcobinamide-phosphate guanylyltransferase, whose product is MGKITFVLGGARSGKSRFAVSLAKGRDKSKGVAFVATCSACDKEMKERIALHRKTRPAHWRTFEKPKNIAMLLTKAGSDFDVIIIDCLTLLISDLILRGFKERRIEHDITSMLRALAKIRAKSIVVSNEVGLGIVPNNKMARDFRDIAGRMNQIAAAAADEAYFLVSGLARRIK